The proteins below come from a single Corylus avellana chromosome ca3, CavTom2PMs-1.0 genomic window:
- the LOC132175297 gene encoding ATP-dependent zinc metalloprotease FTSH 12, chloroplastic isoform X2: protein MELTITYKPNPLLFCSAPLTQTSQSPILFKLPTKHRLKISRQRPIFRVLASANPNGSDGFSWLSLSRSVRRGSERFWSKLGESVKKEIGFDLDDANVKVGDFVGQVSEGVRKGGAELERFKTELVPEFVSWNRWERWKDVKTWEPQRIGALILYIFAAVISCQRIYIAVRAPYLNRQKKELTEAYMEALIPEPSPTNVRKFKKSIWRKTMPKGLKMKKFIEGPDGTLIHDSSYVGENAWDDDRGPPLDNVKQIIESDVKLNAEEKKELKEDLGISGKAQESRETWRERLHTWKEILRSEKSDGQLDSINAKYVVEFDMKEVEKSLRKDVVEKVTESQGSRALWISKRWWRYRPKLPYTYFLHKLDCSEVAAVVFTEDLKRLYVTMKEGFPLEYVVDIPLDPHLFEIISSSGVEVDLLQKRQIHYFMKVVMALVPGILILWLIRESVMLLHITSKRFLYKKYNQLFDMAYAENFILPVGDVGETKSMYKEVVLGGDVWDLLDELMIYMGNPMKYYEKGVKFVRGVLLSGPPGTGKTLFARTLAKESGLPFVFASGAEFTDSEKSGAARINEMFSIARRNAPSFVFVDEIDAIAGRHARKDPRRRATFEALLAQLDGEKEKTGVDRFSLRQAVIFICATNRPDELDLEFVRAGRIDRRLYIGLPDAKQRVQIFGVHSAGKQLAEDVDFEKLVFRTVGFSGADIRNLVNEAAIMSVRKGHSKIYQQDIVEVLDKQLLEGMGVLLTEEEQQKCEQSVPFEKKRLLAVHEAGHILLAHLFPQFDWHAFSQLLPGGKETAITVFYPREDMVDQGYTTFGYMQMQMVVAHGGRCAERVVFGDDITDGGRDDLEKITKIARELVISPQNARLGLTSLTKRVGLMDRPDSSDGELIRYRWDDPQVIPANMTLEVSELFTRELTR from the exons ATGGAGCTCACAATTACATACAAACCAAACCCACTACTCTTCTGTTCAGCACCACTCACACAGACCTCCCAGAGTCCCATTCTTTTCAAGCTTCCCACAAAACACAGGCTCAAAATTTCCCGCCAGAGACCCATTTTCCGGGTTCTAGCTTCCGCAAACCCAAATGGGTCTGATGGGTTTTCATGGCTGAGTCTGAGTCGCTCTGTCCGCCGCGGCTCCGAGCGCTTCTGGTCGAAACTCGGCGAGTCGGTGAAGAAGGAAATTGGGTTTGATTTGGATGATGCCAATGTGAAGGTGGGCGATTTTGTGGGGCAAGTTAGCGAAGGGGTGAGGAAGGGTGGGGCTGAGTTGGAAAGGTTTAAGACTGAGTTGGTGCCCGAGTTTGTGAGTTGGAATCGTTGGGAACGTTGGAAG GATGTCAAAACATGGGAGCCCCAACGAATTGGTGCCTTGATTCTCTATATATTTGCTGCGGTAATTTCCTGccaaagaatatatatagctGTTCGAGCTCCTTACCTAAATCGCCAAAAAAAGGAGCTAACGGAGGCTTATATGGAGGCATTGATTCCTGAGCCATCTCCTACTAATGTTAGAAA GTTTAAGAAGAGTATATGGAGGAAGACAATGCCCAAAGGCCTGAAAATGAAGAAGTTTATTGAAGGACCTGATGGAACACTTATTCATGATAGTTCTTATGTTGGAGAGAATGCATGGGATGACGATCGAGGGCCTCCTCTGGACAATGTGAAACAAATTATTGAGAGTGATGTCAAATTGAATgcagaagaaaagaaggaacTGAAGGAAGACTTGGGCATTTCGG GCAAAGCTCAAGAAAGTAGAGAAACATGGCGTGAAAGGCTTCATACTTGGAAGGAGATCCTTAGAAGCGAAAAGTCAGATGGGCAATTAGATTCCATAAATGCCAAGTATGTAGTTGAGTTTGACATGAAAGAGGTTGAAAAGAGTCTTCGCAAGGATGTGGTGGAAAAAGTAACAGAGTCACAAGGAAGTAGAGCACTCTGGATATCCAAGAGATGGTGGCGCTATCGTCCTAAACTTCCTTACACGTATTTTCTTCACAAACTTGATTGCTCTGAG GTTGCTGCTGTAGTCTTTACAGAAGACTTGAAGAGATTGTATGTAACAATGAAAGAAGGTTTCCCATTAGAATATGTT GTTGATATTCCTCTAGACCCTCATTTGTTTGAGATTATCTCCAGTTCTGGAGTTGAAGTTGATCTCCTCCAAAAGCGTCAGATCCATTACTTTATGAAAGTTGTGATGGCCTTAGTGCCTGGAATTTTGATACTGTGGCTTATAAGGGAGTCTGTGATGCTTCTGCACATCACTTCTAAGCGTTTTCTTTACAAAAAGTATAATCAACTCTTTGATATGGCATATGCAGAAAATTTCATCCTG CCAGTTGGAGATGTCGGTGAAACGAAATCAATGTATAAGGAAGTAGTATTAGGGGGTGATGTGTGGGATCTTCTCGATGAGTTGATGATTTATATGGGAAACCCCATGAAGTATTATGAAAAGGGCGTGAAATTTGTCCGG GGTGTGCTTCTTTCTGGACCTCCTGGAACAGGAAAAACACTCTTTGCAAGGACACTTGCAAAGGAAAGTGGGTTGCCCTTTGTTTTTGCTTCTGGTGCAGAGTTTACAGATAGTGAAAAGAGTGGCGCAGCAAGGATCAATGAGATGTTTTCTATTGCAAGGAGAAAT GCTCCTTCATTTGTATTTGTGGATGAAATTGATGCTATTGCTGGAAGGCATGCAAGAAAAGATCCTCGAAGAAGGGCAACATTTGAGGCGCTGCTTGCACAGCTTGATGGGGA GAAGGAAAAAACTGGTGTTGATCGGTTCTCACTCAGACAAGCTGTGATATTCATCTGTGCTACCAATAGGCCAGATGAATTGGACCTTGAGTTTGTTCGTGCTGGACGTATTGACCGTCGTTTGTACATTGGTCTGCCTGATGCAAAGCAACGAGTGCAAATTTTCGGCGTGCATAGTGCAGGAAAGCAACTTGCAGAAGATGTAGACTTTGAAAAA CTTGTCTTCCGTACTGTTGGGTTTTCTGGGGCAGATATCCGTAATCTTGTTAATGAAGCAGCAATAATGTCG GTGAGGAAAGGACACTCCAAGATCTACCAGCAAGACATTGTTGAGGTGCTAGATAAACAATTGCTTGAGGGTATGGGTGTACTTCTCACTGAGGAAGAGCAGCAGAAATGCGAACAAAGT GTGCCTTTTGAGAAGAAGAGACTGTTGGCTGTACATGAAGCTGGTCACATACTATTAGCTCATTTGTTTCCTCAATTTGATTGGCATGCATTTTCTCAGCTCCTGCCTGGTGGCAAG GAAACCGCAATAACTGTGTTCTATCCCCGAGAAGATATGGTAGACCAAGGTTATACAACTTTTGGCTACATGCAAATGCAAATGGTGGTAGCTCATGGTGGGCGTTGTGCAGAACGTGTTGTGTTTGGCGATGACATAACCGATGGAGGAAGAGATGATCTAGAGAAGATAACAAAG